DNA from Dictyoglomus sp. NZ13-RE01:
TTTATGGGAGATTCGGTGCCTGAAACTCAAGGTGAACAGAGGGACAGACATAATCTTGATCTTCCAGGCGTTCAGGAAGATTTAATAAAGGCAATTTGTGCAACAGGTATACCTGTAATAGTTGTTTTAATAAATGGAAGTGCTATTACAATGACAAAGTGGATAAATGATGTTAAAGCTGTATTAGAAGCATGGTATCCTGGTGAAGAAGGCGGTAATGCAATAGCTGATGTTTTATTTGGTGATTATACTCCTGGAGGAAAATTAACAATAACTTTTCCAAAACATGTTGGACAATTACCACTTTATTATAATCATAGACCTACAGGTAGGGTTGATGATTATTGTGACTTAAGAGGGAGACAAGCCTTATTCGAGTTTGGATATGGTTTAAGCTACACTAAATTTAAATATAGTAATTTGAGACTATCAAAAGAGAAAGTACCTATAGATGGAGTGTTAGAGGTAAGTTTTGATATTGAGAATATAGGTAAATTTGATGGCGATGAAGTGGCTCAGCTTTATTTAAGAAAAGAATATTCTCAGGTTGCTCGACCAGTTAAAGAATTGAAGGGATTTAAGAGAATAAGCTTAAAGAAAGGGGAGAAAAAGACAGTTACTCTCAAACTCACGGAAGAAGAATTAGGATTTTATGATAGAAATTTAAATTTTGTTGTTGAACCTGGAAGATATGAGATTATGATAGGAAGTTCTTCAGAGGATATAAGATTAAGGGCATTTTTTGATGTGGGATAATTTTTGAATATTTTAAAATTTCAAGAATTATAAAAATATTAGTAATGATTTTTCCTCTAATTATGGTATAATTATATACACAAAACGATTGCGAAAATAGTTGTGAAAGGAGGTGAGGAGGTTAAAAAATATAATGAAAATTCCATTTACAAAATTTTTCCTCAAAAAATATTAGGGAGGGAAGAGAATGAAAAAAGTTGGGTGGTTGATTTTAGTTATTCTTTTAGCACTATTTAGCTTGTCTCAAGTTGGATATACTCAACTTGCTCCAGAGATACCGAGAAGTGAAACATTAATTGTAGATATTTTAAGTGGAAGAGCTGTAGTACCAGATAATTTTAATACATGGGCTGCAACATGGAGATCTCCAGATCGTGGTATTCAACAACTAATGTTAGAACCTTTATGGATGGTTGATCCTGCAACAGGAAAGGTTATAAACGCTTTAGCAGAGGAGAAGCCAATTTACAATAAAGATTTTACAAAAATGATTATAAAGCTGAGGAAAGGATGTTATTGGAGTGATGGAGTAGAATTTACCGCAGATGATGTAGTATTTGGCATTCAATTGACGATGAAAAATCCAGATATGGGGTATAATCCACAGTTTGTAACTTATGTCAATAGAGTATACAAAACAGATAAATATACTGTAGTTTTCGATCTTAAGAAACCTAATGCAAGATTTCATGCATATTTCTTAGACAGATGGGGTGCATGGAGACCTTTGCCTAAACATATTTTTGAAAAAGTTAAAGATCCTGTAAGTTTTGAGTTTAATCCTCCTGTGGCCTCTGGACCATATATATTAAAGAGTTATGATCCAGGTGGATACTGGACTTTGTGGGAAAGAAGAGAAGATTGGCAAAGAACTCCTACAGGAAAACTATTTGGAATGCCTCAACCTAAATATGTACTTTATATTTACTATGGACCTCCAGAGAAAAAAGTTCTTGCAATAGGGAATCATCAATTAGATGTAGCAGATTTGAATATGGAAGCATTAAGATCTGCATTTGCAGCTAACAAATATGTAAGAGGATATAGAAAGGAATATCCATGGGTAGTAAATAACGATCCATGTATAACAGGAATTACTTTTAATACAGTAAAATTCCCATATAACAATAAAGATGTAAGATGGGCTTTGGCTCTTGCAATAGATATTGCAGATTATATTGGAGTAGCCTTTGATGGTGCAGCAACTATGGGAGTTCTTCATATACCATCTACCCCAGCTTACCTTAAATGGTACTATAAACCATTAGAAAGCTGGTTAAGAAGCTTCACTATAGAGGTGGAAGGAAACCCCTTCAAGCCATACGATCCTGATGCAGCACTAAGATTAGCTGAATATGCAAGAAAAAGAGGATATAAGGTACCAACAGAACCCTCAGAAATCAAAGAAATATTTGGATATGGATGGTGGAAATATGC
Protein-coding regions in this window:
- a CDS encoding peptide ABC transporter substrate-binding protein, encoding MKKVGWLILVILLALFSLSQVGYTQLAPEIPRSETLIVDILSGRAVVPDNFNTWAATWRSPDRGIQQLMLEPLWMVDPATGKVINALAEEKPIYNKDFTKMIIKLRKGCYWSDGVEFTADDVVFGIQLTMKNPDMGYNPQFVTYVNRVYKTDKYTVVFDLKKPNARFHAYFLDRWGAWRPLPKHIFEKVKDPVSFEFNPPVASGPYILKSYDPGGYWTLWERREDWQRTPTGKLFGMPQPKYVLYIYYGPPEKKVLAIGNHQLDVADLNMEALRSAFAANKYVRGYRKEYPWVVNNDPCITGITFNTVKFPYNNKDVRWALALAIDIADYIGVAFDGAATMGVLHIPSTPAYLKWYYKPLESWLRSFTIEVEGNPFKPYDPDAALRLAEYARKRGYKVPTEPSEIKEIFGYGWWKYAPDVAEKLLMKHGFKRDKDGKWLLPDGKPWKMTIVSHISPAHPMFRNAVAAAQQWRRFGIEVEIVNLENAGVIVDRGEYEVCTAGTWPATEPWGGHPDLYRTLSSFHSQYMRPLGETNPGHDSRWSSPELDKIIEAMEKVAWDSVENKNLGFEGLKILVREMPTIPTFTYPGVISLDEYYWTNYPTAENSYQIVYHHWPNFKYVLPYLKSTGRK